From the genome of Chlorocebus sabaeus isolate Y175 chromosome 21, mChlSab1.0.hap1, whole genome shotgun sequence:
tgtgcctttggtcccagctcctcaggagactgaggtgggaggatcgcttgagcccaggagctacaggctgcagtgagctgtgaccacatcACTACGtgctagcctggacaacatagtgttttaagctaaatgttatgcaaaagagtcaaaaagttaaaaaatttaaaagtttagagagtaaaaaagttatagtaagctaactttattattgaagaaaatacatttttataaatttagtgtaagTATAGACTGTTTATGAAGTCTACAGTGGTGTATGgtcatgtcctaggccttcacactcACAcatcactcactcactgactcacccagagcaacttccaggcctgcaagctccatttatgGTGAGTGCTCTACACATGCaccatttttaaccttttatacatatttttactgtacctttgcTGTGTTTGGATGCACAGAtccttaccattgtgttacagttaccTGCGGTATTCAgaacagtaacatgctgtgcaggtgTGCAGTCTAATCAGCTGTACCGTGTAGCTTTGATGTGTGGTGGGCTGTACCAGCTAAGCATGTGTACATACGCTGTGATGTTAGCAAGACGACCAAATCACCTAACGGCACATTTCTTAACAATCGCCTGTTGTTAAGCAACTCCAGACTGTATCTTAGCTTTCTCTTCCAGCCTTTCAGTGGACGTtcacatttctactaaaaacccaAGAGCTCTTTCTGTACTCAAAGTGTCCCTTCATAGCTTCCTGTCGTTTTGTTAATGTAACATTTTGTCTTCTATTTCTGAAGATATCCTTGTAGGTCGATGCCTTTGTATGCATTGACCCTTCTTTGGGGTGCGGGGAGGTGGTAAAAGGTGACACTTCACTTCCTGCATTTTGCCTGAGGATATTGTGGTTGCTTTTCAAGGCAAGTGTTTCCCACCGCACTGCCAGCTCGATGCCAGTCAGCACACGCTGGGTACCCATGTGTTATTGAAATAAGAACTTTATTCTGACCATGATGATACGTCACAGGAAGGTTTTAGCAGGGGAGGTGCAGGATTGATGTAGAGGCCACTAGTGGCAGAGCAAGGTGAACTGGGAGAGGCAGTGctgagggctgaggcaggtgagaaCTGGCAGAACCTTGGGCCAATACGTATGAACAATTAGTAttcctcagtttttctttcataaaatgggATATCATTCTTGCTTGCCTTATTGAATTATTGGGAAATGAAATAAGGTATGGGAAattctttgtaaataaaaaacaaatgtattgACAACGTAAGGTATTATTACCACTGACTTCTGTGCCCTCGTAGGAAAACAGCATCCTCTGTACAGTCCGCCATTTGTATCTGTGGGCTTGGCATTCACAGATTCAACCAGCCACAAATCAAAATTttaacaaaggaataaaaaataataggacaataaaaataatacaaatgaaaaacaatacagtataacaactgttTACATAGCACTTGCATTAGGAATTATCGGTGATGGAGATGATTGGCAgtgtacaggaggatgtgcatgggTTGTATGCAAATGTTCCACCATCTTCTGTCAGGGGCTTGAGCATCCTTGAGACGGCCTGGAACGCTTTCCTTGTGGATACCAAGGGACAGCTTCTATTATGAAATAAAGTATGTGATCTATATATAGTTCTTTAATACTTGTTTGCAAATGGTGTCATTAAAATTATAGGTGGGTGCCATATGCTAAAAGACATTCTAACTGCTGTCCTGTGCTGTCTGCTGTCTTCCTTTAGCACAGAAGTTGGGCCTCATTgggcctccaccacctccactgtCATCTGATGAATGGGAGAAGGTGAAACAGCGCTCCCTCCTGCAAGGGGACTCGGTGCAGCCGTGCCCCATCTGTAAAGAAGAATTCGAGCTTCGACCTCAGGTGTTTAGCGTATGAGGGTGAGCTAGCGAGCGCCTGGGCTGTTCCCTAGGGATGAGGCCCAGAGCTGGAGCCCAAGATTCCAGGCTTCCTTTTCCCAGTTTCATCCTCTTGTGTGAGCCTCACacacttccattttcttttccattaatgAAAGTGTGGGAAGAGCTAAACACCCTCAttaaatagttttgtttgtttgctgacGGGTATTCTCAAGGACTAACGTTTGTACGAAAGGAATGTTTCTGTCCAACAGGCCCCCCGTGGCTGTGCGGACAACGGGGGCTTCCTGGGAGCGGCTGTGTCCCAGTGCGGGAAGGATGGAAGCAGAGGAACTCTTACGTTGTTTTGTGATTTgagtcagaaaagaaaagaaaaaaaaaaaaactgtgcttGAATGTCTCCAAAGAATTTATGAGAAAAtctttaagaaaagtaaaatctttTAATGATTTCTACTCATGAAACTTTACCATAGTAAGATTGATGATACTACTCTGGGTTAAcagataatacacacacacacacacacacacacacacacaaagaatgcATGTAGGgttttttctatacatattttGTCTGCCTAACTAAAAAAACAGTCTCTTGAAGTTGGGGACACTTAGATTTATcagaagtgtgtgtatgtgtgtgcgcgcacgcgcgcGATTACCCTGTAATGATTTCCCACGGAGTGTGGCATGACGCTTCCTGCATAGCAGGCCCTCAGAGGTTTGCTGAGAAAATACAGCAAATACAGTTAAAATCAGCCTTGGAGTTCGTAGCCTGGGAACTCAGGCTTATTACAGTCTGGGCAAATGAACTCTGAGTCTTCGCTGAATTTGAGTAAGTTTCATCTGCAGAAAGCTCACAACAGTTACACTTCTCTTCACTAATTTGAATTCATAAGTTACTTAGACATACTTATTTCATTTCTCTATCAGGACCTAATCTTACATATGTGAAAGTTGGGTATTTTGGACAGATTTTAGCCCTAAAACCACAAATTGTCTAGGATAATTTAGTACTTTAGGTAGCAAAACTGTGAATAAAATCAGAGGGTGTCTTTCTGGCTAAGCAACCTCTTTCTTATACTAAAATATCGAGCCTGGAGTGTCTGTGTGAAGAATGAAAAGTGAAAGTATCTTATGGGCATCAGGGTGTACCCTGCCcaacatttctttctgtttttataaatttctccctaaattgtattatttttatttggttttgataTAGAACCTATCCTGTATATTTGGCACTTCTAATGTTGTTTCTGTGTTCAGATTTTTCCTTAGTTATAAACAATAGTTGGCATGTTTACAACATTTAATGATTTCAGAGGGCCTTCAATTAATTTCATATAGTAGGCATTCTGCCCACTTAgcagatgaggaaataaaaaataattcagatggTTCACAGTAGGCCAGCTTAGAAAGTATGGAGTCCTGCTGGAATCCAGGCCTACCTTCTGGGCCATTTTTAGTATGTTTTCCACCACTTACTCCTTGATTTTTGTTACACCAGAGAATGTTTGCCAATAAGAAATATTTGTGgacatttaaaaagataacacTTTAGTATACTGGAGTCTAATGTTGCTCAATATAGATAAATGTATGTTGAGGGAACACTGAAAAGTATTCTATAAAGGATGAATGAAGTAGAGAAAAGATTGCTATTGAACGATAGTAATAAAAAAGGACCCGTATTACTGAGTTTATTCAATTCAGACTTACTCTTGGCAATAAGTTTCAAGAAAAGGTTTTACAACTTTCTGAGTTCtgcttatttctgtatttcttccaTTTAAGAAGAAAAGCATACATTGAGTGAAGGCAGGTGGGATTcactttaaaaactgttaagTTTTCCCCACAGCAGGCATCCTGGGCCGCCTGAGACTGAAACCTCACCCGGGAGTGCCCCAGACTGCAGTCACCCAAGTCAGATTCTTGACAGAAAGGGAGAGCCCTCCGCCTGCCCCCACCGCTTTACTTAGTCTCACAAGTTCCCCCACTTTCCTCCCCATTGCTGGAAGCGGCCCCGCCCCAAGGGAAGCCTGGCCTTTGTGGCAGCCCGCAGGGCCTGGCGCTGGTGGGCTGGTGGCTCTGTCCCTTCTACTGAGTACCCACTGCCTTCTTCATCTGGTCTAAGCTTCAGTCTTGTCACAGCCCAGAGTATCACTGTTCAGTGGGGAATTTGGGTCACAGAAAGGTGAAGTTTTCTTGTGAGCACACtccctgcattaaaaaaaaaaaaagactcctatGTCTCCATGATGTGttgctatttaaatttaagactGTCAGAATTATATCTCAGTAGGGCTATGATTTCACAAAAATCGGGGGGCATAACTGAGCTGAACAAAGACCTAAATGGTATTTACTTAGCGTTTCCCTGGCCTCACTGGACAGGCCCCCCTCCTCACCCCTCCAGTTTGCAGTCTTTGCCCGCATCTAAGGGAAACACTCATTTTGTCATTGTTTCGCTCTTAAGTATACACTCATTTTAATAGTTACATATCAAacttcatgtgtttatttgataTTTCAGAtcattaatttttcttgtttagaGTATATACTTGTGCTGTgctaaacaaacaataaatagtaTAAACATCAAAGttataaatttgcctttttaatttttaaagaaataatacagcTTACCTTCTAAGCATTCAGGAGTTTAACTGTTGCATTCATGCTGCTTCTCTTTTGTAAACTTCAATGTCGTTCTGTTTCCTCCTGAACAGGTGCTGCTTTCATGCTCCCATGTGTTCCACAGAGTAAGTCCGCCCCTCACGCCTGCCCAGGTGCCCCACACATCGCTCTCACAGTGCAGAGAAACTATAGTCATTTTCAAGGCTCCTGAGAAGagccatttattttattcatcaccACCATCTATAGTTAAAGAAACATGACTGTAGGCTACAGTACAATTCATCCTGTTTTGAAAATCATGAGTTTTGTGACAAAAGAACCACAAATGTTTATGTAACAGATTGTTGTCAGTAATGCGTGTCAGTGACAGCTAAATTCACATGATCGGTCTGCATGTGGTCCCATAGACACGCATGACTCACCTTTGTGCTAGTGGATTTCAGAAGTTTTTGATGTCTTTGCATGTATATTCTTGTAAGAAATCACTTTTGGAACAGGTTTCATGAGGAAGGTGGTAGCACCTGATGAAACTTCCTCACTTGATAACCTAAATTGGGCTAAGTTTCATAGTTATGGGAGAAAAGAACACTGTAATTAGAACACTAACATTGAAAGTAAAGACGTTGTTTATAAgtaattgtaaaattttaaatgaaatgtttttcttcaggCATGTCTTCAGGCTTTTGAAAAGTTCACAAACAAGAAAACGTGTCCTCTCTGTAGAAAGAACCAGTATCAAACCCGAGTGATACACGATGGGGCTCGCCTGTTCAGGATAAAGTGTGTGACCAGGTGAGGACGCCAGGCCCATCTGGCGCTAAGCAGACACTTACAGGTCAGGCTGTGacaactaacttgttttttttgtttgtttgtttgtttttttgagacagtctcgctctgtcgcccaggctgaagtgcagtggccggatctcagctcactgcaagctccgcctcccgggtttacgccattctcctgcctcagcctcccaagtagctgggactacaggcaccgccacctcgcccggctagtttttcgtattttttagtagagacggggtttcaccaggatggtctcgatctcctgacctcgtgatccgcccatctcggcctcccaaagtgctgggattacaggcgtgagccaccgtgcccagcctaacttgttttttaaatagtggGATTTTATCTCTCTTCTTGGCCACTATAATTTCCCCAAGGCCTTATATAGCACAGGGCTTCTAACAGCTACTGAAGTATAGTAGTTGGTTCAGAGTCATCATAaattagtcatttttaaatatctgtgttTTAGAATCCAAGCCTACTGGAGAGGCTACGTTGTCAGAAAGTGGTTCAGAAACCTGAGGGAAACAGTACCTCCCACAGACGccaagttaagaaaaaaattctttgaaaaaaaggTAGGTAGAGATCATGAATTCTCCAGATACGGTTTCTGTGTGGGTGATTCACTTGGGGTCAGGAAGGCTAACAGAGGTGATAAAACTTTGAGACTTATTTCACTTTGAGGGCCTTTTAAAAATGGTTGAGATGCTGCTAAAAATCCTATTTAACTTAAATTGACTTTCCAACCTAGACGGTAAAATACTTTTAGACTTTCTTTTCTAGTTAAATCATAAAATTAGGTTAAATCAGAGCAACTTCTGTTTGGCCATTTTGTGCTAATTGTTTAAATAAACTTACCTCTTCAGACACAAGACTAGAAACCAGCTTAATTTTTCCCATCTCCTGGGCTATATGTAAATGAAGACATCTGCTGCACATCTCATAGTAATGAAAACGGAAGCCACCTATAAAAGTAAAGCCCCCACATGCTACCATTGTATTGAGTACCTCGT
Proteins encoded in this window:
- the RNF32 gene encoding RING finger protein 32 isoform X4, with protein sequence MLKNKGHSSKKDNLAVNAVALQDHILCDLQLRNLSVADHSKTQVQKKENKSLKRDTKAIIDTGLKKTMQCPKLEDSEKEYVLDPKPPPLTLAQKLGLIGPPPPPLSSDEWEKVKQRSLLQGDSVQPCPICKEEFELRPQVLLSCSHVFHRACLQAFEKFTNKKTCPLCRKNQYQTRVIHDGARLFRIKCVTRIQAYWRGYVVRKWFRNLRETVPPTDAKLRKKFFEKKFFRTKTVLNKDQLQGSSVFWTLLNY
- the RNF32 gene encoding RING finger protein 32 isoform X5 — encoded protein: MLKNKGHSSKKDNLAVNAVALQDHILCDLQLRNLSVADHSKTQVQKKENKSLKRDTKAIIDTGLKKTMQCPKLEDSEKEYVLDPKPPPLTLAQKLGLIGPPPPPLSSDEWEKVKQRSLLQGDSVQPCPICKEEFELRPQVLLSCSHVFHRACLQAFEKFTNKKTCPLCRKNQYQTRVIHDGARLFRIKCVTRIQAYWRGYVVRKWFRNLRETVPPTDAKLRKKFFEKKTQD